Proteins encoded by one window of Rhodamnia argentea isolate NSW1041297 chromosome 6, ASM2092103v1, whole genome shotgun sequence:
- the LOC115749428 gene encoding uncharacterized protein LOC115749428 isoform X2 produces MAGRVRPFLTIHPHTSLPVVTTVHQKSPLKPSAAKMATGGTEGRASFSTKVIDSHLHVWASPAECMDEAGVDGALIVQPINHKFDHSLVTSILKKYPTKFAGCCLANAAEDGSGIEKLEQLVLKDGFRAVRFNPYLWPSGQKMTNEVGKALFSKAGELGVPVGFMCMKGLNLHISEIEELCKEFPSTVVLLDHLAFCKPPLNDEDSRTFSELLRLSRYPQVYVKLSALFRVSRMPFPYLDLSDLLSKLITHYGVNRIMWGSDFPFVVPECGYKGAKDALSLIAEQVPVASSELEWLMGRTVGKLFPNCWV; encoded by the exons ATGGCAGGGAGAGTGAGGCCTTTCCTCACAATCCATCCTCACACCTCCTTACCCGTCGTCACGACAGTTCATCAGAAATCGCCGTTGAAACCTTCTGCAGCTAAAATGGCCACAGGCGGGACCGAGGGCAGAGCATCGTTCTCCACGAAAGTGATCGATTCGCACCTGCACGTGTGGGCTTCTCCTGCGGAG TGTATGGATGAAGCAGGCGTAGATGGTGCTCTCATTGTGCAACCTATTAATCACAAGTTCGACCACTCTTTAGTGACGAG CATCTTAAAAAAGTATCCAACTAAATTTGCTGGTTGTTGCCTTGCCAATGCTGCAGAAGATGGAAGTGGGATTGAGAAGTTGGAGCAGCTTGTTTTGAAG GATGGTTTTAGAGCTGTTCGTTTCAACCCATATCTGTGGCCTTCCGGTCAAAAG ATGACCAATGAAGTTGGAAAGGCATTGTTCTCTAAAGCGGGAGAGCTTGGGGTACCTGTGGGCTTCATGTGCATGAAA GGCCTCAATCTCCATATTTCAGAAATCGAGGAGCTGTGCAAAGAATTTCCTTCGACAGTGGTTTTGCTTGATCATTTAGCTTTCTGCAAGCCACCACT AAACGATGAGGATAGTCGCACCTTCTCTGAGCTTCTAAGATTGTCCAGATACCCTCAG GTGTACGTAAAACTCAGTGCTCTTTTCAGAGTGTCGAGAATGCCATTTCCGTACCTCGATTTATCTGACCTTCTTTCAAAACTTATTACCCACTATGGTGTGAACCGAATAATGTGGGGCAG tGACTTCCCATTCGTAGTACCAGAGTGTGGTTATAAAGGTGCCAaagatgctctctctctcattgctgAACAAGTGCCTGTAGCATCTTCTGAGCTGGAATGGCTCATGGGCAGAACAGTCGGGAAGCTCTTCCCAAATTGCTGGGTCTAA
- the LOC115749428 gene encoding uncharacterized protein LOC115749428 isoform X1, which yields MAGRVRPFLTIHPHTSLPVVTTVHQKSPLKPSAAKMATGGTEGRASFSTKVIDSHLHVWASPAEAEEKYPYFPGQEPTLPGDVDFLLQCMDEAGVDGALIVQPINHKFDHSLVTSILKKYPTKFAGCCLANAAEDGSGIEKLEQLVLKDGFRAVRFNPYLWPSGQKMTNEVGKALFSKAGELGVPVGFMCMKGLNLHISEIEELCKEFPSTVVLLDHLAFCKPPLNDEDSRTFSELLRLSRYPQVYVKLSALFRVSRMPFPYLDLSDLLSKLITHYGVNRIMWGSDFPFVVPECGYKGAKDALSLIAEQVPVASSELEWLMGRTVGKLFPNCWV from the exons ATGGCAGGGAGAGTGAGGCCTTTCCTCACAATCCATCCTCACACCTCCTTACCCGTCGTCACGACAGTTCATCAGAAATCGCCGTTGAAACCTTCTGCAGCTAAAATGGCCACAGGCGGGACCGAGGGCAGAGCATCGTTCTCCACGAAAGTGATCGATTCGCACCTGCACGTGTGGGCTTCTCCTGCGGAG GCTGAAGAGAAATATCCCTACTTTCCTGGGCAAGAACCGACTTTACCGGGAGATGTTGATTTTCTTCTCCAG TGTATGGATGAAGCAGGCGTAGATGGTGCTCTCATTGTGCAACCTATTAATCACAAGTTCGACCACTCTTTAGTGACGAG CATCTTAAAAAAGTATCCAACTAAATTTGCTGGTTGTTGCCTTGCCAATGCTGCAGAAGATGGAAGTGGGATTGAGAAGTTGGAGCAGCTTGTTTTGAAG GATGGTTTTAGAGCTGTTCGTTTCAACCCATATCTGTGGCCTTCCGGTCAAAAG ATGACCAATGAAGTTGGAAAGGCATTGTTCTCTAAAGCGGGAGAGCTTGGGGTACCTGTGGGCTTCATGTGCATGAAA GGCCTCAATCTCCATATTTCAGAAATCGAGGAGCTGTGCAAAGAATTTCCTTCGACAGTGGTTTTGCTTGATCATTTAGCTTTCTGCAAGCCACCACT AAACGATGAGGATAGTCGCACCTTCTCTGAGCTTCTAAGATTGTCCAGATACCCTCAG GTGTACGTAAAACTCAGTGCTCTTTTCAGAGTGTCGAGAATGCCATTTCCGTACCTCGATTTATCTGACCTTCTTTCAAAACTTATTACCCACTATGGTGTGAACCGAATAATGTGGGGCAG tGACTTCCCATTCGTAGTACCAGAGTGTGGTTATAAAGGTGCCAaagatgctctctctctcattgctgAACAAGTGCCTGTAGCATCTTCTGAGCTGGAATGGCTCATGGGCAGAACAGTCGGGAAGCTCTTCCCAAATTGCTGGGTCTAA
- the LOC115749310 gene encoding protein ESSENTIAL FOR POTEXVIRUS ACCUMULATION 1, producing the protein MAEGKLDLPDDLLSSKPADRSFPPPKMEALGGQFEEKVLMGPNDESKDQVASESSIPLSPQWLYAKPTETKMEMRAPSSASVGNSGDPTQKENWRLEGTEDKKDWRRAATDNESGRRWREEERETSLLGSRRDRRKPDRRVDSVPVRETNEGRTLAASDKWSDGNARTAGHEARRDSKWSSRWGPEDKDKESRNEKRADAEKEDGHVDNSPLLGSNRGAPERESESRDKWRPRHRMEVHSSGSTPYRAAPGFGTERGRVEGSHMGFTVGRGRSSTMGRSLGAIGAAHSDKSESVPGKPIVLTDSFCYPRAKLLDIYRKQKVEQSFASMPDDMEELAPIAQADVAEPLAFVTPDADEEAVLGDIWRGKITGSGAVYNSFRKGRSTENVTGLGDVESADEGKQGILSLVPTEENGDTFQELLGSDNSRADDNTASLNLLVSSYGAEDVKNQGVEQKIAGEIIHHGESVDNGTRGSYEIDGPYFATSQTNIANSGTGTLSAFTDQSQFQEIGGRSKLPNNSTSLFGLIPPLQHQGGNIHHLSSNEAKESERSISADELSLYYLDPQGEIQGPFLGLDIISWFEQGFFGTDLPVRLADAPEGKPFQELGEVMPHLKEGIHAIATGADQILKLDEASALGGKLETGVPAAAPAGKVDDLYIMENRSLPEIRNMSAQNVQRIVSESGVPHLSHLEMGFNDFAAQDEEIVFPGRPGSSGHPIGRSTGNIHDASLKPLSHSSVQAELKAPSMQNQNDNMMHPFGLLWSEIEATNAKHTSASNLPSAMGRGPQFGGISDPALIADNWPDSYRRNAAFDYPNLYPETVASRNFPRMEQESNRLDLSEQLLSRQLQHHHLQQQNLLPFHANSGHSILEQMAGEQMAHQQQLAAHAVPEMEHLRALQLQQQRQHQLQRQLQQQQQFQHQQKLLQEQQQSQVQQVLLEQILRNRMHDPGLAQSPVDPLRANNALDRAILEQQLLNELKQRSHHPARHIDPSLEQRTEAKFARMPPELQELLIARAQRGQLQPLDHHILQEQLQARQFPMGMGLPPNLEERRLGSGWPVDETDQFLRMHSSHRAHSSGFSPLDFYQQQQGPSNEDQLSFFDRNPSLQERMRQGSYEPSGPPFDRSISLPTGNAGVNLDVLNAMTRVHGLDMQESSTRTKSAAQAKFASELHPRGATRSLLPNQFHTSQLDALDGHWSENNGQLANDWMESRIQQLHIGAERQKREQFGKITSEDPSSWMSDGQDDDKSKQLLMDLLHQNSGHQPAQYADVSEGVPGERRPISGFYSSSNTLDRQFNMLQDREAGLSNSFPVGSYGSNSSDRASSFENRDELPFRMDSGALAAADPFLSGIHGSGMGFHTNPSRNDSISAHTKELAEAEGRKGMSKSESKLKGSLFEIQEATAEQTLLAATDHGGVPINSFSRHASLGAAAGENTVFYDEGIGNQYPEQISKDHVRVILSKSQDNMLLRGPSQEGPSELVSDPLARLKSAVPSVPDGSRQDQGGNPTKQGVEDIAAAKKDMRFRRTSSCNDADVSEASFIDMLKSTKKTAPQEPQSAAGLSESLEGIQAGRSGKKKGKKGKQIDPALLGFKVTSNRIMMGEIQRIDD; encoded by the exons TTCGGGTGATCCCACTCAAAAGGAGAACTGGCGTTTGGAAGGGACTGAGGACAAAAAAGACTGGAGGAGAGCTGCCACTGACAATGAAAGTGGCCGTCGCTGGCGTGAAGAGGAAAGGGAAACTAGCCTACTTGGCAGTAGGAGAGACCGCAGGAAACCAGATCGTCGTGTTGACAGCGTTCCGGTTCGGGAAACTAATGAAGGTAGAACATTGGCTGCCAGTGATAAGTGGAGCGATGGTAATGCTCGCACAGCTGGGCATGAAGCACGACGTGATAGCAAGTGGTCTTCAAGGTGGGGTCCTGAGGACAAGGACAAAGAATCTCGCAATGAAAAGAGGGCAGATGCAGAGAAGGAAGATGGTCATGTTGACAATTCACCACTTTTGGGCAGCAATCGTGGTGCTCCTGAGCGTGAATCTGAGTCCCGTGATAAGTGGAGGCCACGCCATAGAATGGAAGTTCATTCCAGTGGTTCGACTCCCTACCGCGCTGCTCCTGGATTTGGAACTGAGAGAGGAAGGGTGGAGGGTTCACATATGGGGTTTACCGTTGGACGAGGAAGGTCCAGTACGATGGGAAGATCTTTGGGTGCCATCGGTGCTGCTCATTCTGACAAGAGTGAAAGCGTCCCTGGAAAACCAATAGTCTTAACCGATTCTTTTTGTTACCCAAGGGCAAAGCTTCTTGACATTTATCGCAAGCAAAAAGTCGAACAATCCTTTGCTTCCATGCCTGATGACATGGAAGAATTAGCGCCCATAGCTCAAGCAGACGTTGCTGAACCGCTAGCTTTCGTAACCCCTGATGCTGACGAGGAG GCTGTCCTTGGTGATATATGGAGGGGTAAGATCACTGGCAGTGGAGCTGTGTATAATTCATTTAGAAAAGGCAGATCAACGGAAAATGTTACTG gtCTTGGTGATGTTGAATCTGCTGACGAGGGGAAACAGGGCATTCTCTCCTTGGTACCCACTGAAGAGAATGGCGATACCTTCCAAGAACTTTTGGGAAGCGATAACTCTCGAGCTGATGATAACACTGC TAGCTTGAACTTATTAGTTTCATCTTATGGTGCAGAGGATGTTAAAAACCAAGGAGTGGAGCAGAAAATTGCTGGTGAAATTATTCATCATGGGGAGTCTGTTGATAATGGTACCCGAGGATCATATGAAATAGATGGTCCTTACTTTGCCACTTCCCAGACAAATATTGCCAATAGTGGGACGGGGACACTATCTGCTTTTACcgatcaatctcaatttcaagaaattgGTGGCAGATCCAAGCTTCCTAATAACTCAACTTCTCTATTTGGATTGATCCCTCCTCTTCAACACCAGGGTGGAAACATCCATCATTTAAGTTCTAATGAGGCAAAAGAGTCAGAGAGGAGTATTTCCGCGGATGAGCTTAGTTTATACTACCTTGATCCTCAAGGGGAGATACAAGGACCTTTTCTTGGGTTGGACATCATTTCGTGGTTTGAACAGGGGTTTTTTGGCACTGACTTACCAGTCCGCCTGGCAGATGCCCCTGAAGGAAAACCTTTTCAAGAATTGGGTGAGGTGATGCCGCATCTTAAGGAGGGCATCCATGCCATTGCCACTGGTGCTGATCAGATTTTGAAATTAGATGAAGCTAGTGCTTTAGGTGGTAAGTTGGAGACTGGTGTGCCTGCTGCTGCTCCTGCTGGTAAAGTTGATGATTTATACATCATGGAAAATCGGTCGTTACCAGAGATTAGGAATATGTCGGCTCAGAATGTCCAACGCATAGTATCTGAATCTGGTGTCCCACATCTGTCTCATTTGGAGATGGGGTTTAATGATTTTGCTGCCCAAGATGAAG AAATTGTTTTCCCAGGAAGACCAGGAAGTAGTGGCCATCCTATTGGAAGATCTACTGGAAACATCCACGATGCTTCTCTGAAACCTCTGAGCCACTCTTCTGTTCAAGCTGAGTTGAAAGCACCCAGCATGCAAAACCAAAATGATAACATGATGCATCCTTTTGGTTTACTTTGGTCTGAGATTGAAGCCACTAATGCAAAGCATACCTCTGCATCCAACTTGCCTTCTGCCATGGGAAGGGGTCCTCAATTTGGAGGCATTTCCGACCCAGCTCTCATTGCAGATAATTGGCCTGATTCATACAGAAGGAATGCAGCTTTTGACTACCCGAACTTGTATCCGGAAACTGTGGCTTCTCGAAACTTTCCACGCATGGAACAGGAATCAAACCGTCTTGATCTATCGGAGCAACTATTGTCAAGGCAACTTCAGCATCACCATCTCCAACAGCAAAACCTGTTACCTTTTCATGCAAATTCTGGCCATTCCATTTTGGAACAAATGGCTGGTGAACAAATGGCACACCAGCAGCAGCTGGCCGCCCATGCTGTACCGGAAATGGAACATCTAAGGGCACTACAGCTCCAACAGCAGCGACAACATCAGCTTCAACGTCagttgcagcagcagcagcagtttCAGCATCAGCAAAAACTTCTGCAGGAGCAACAGCAGTCTCAAGTGCAACAGGTCCTACTTGAACAAATCCTGAGAAACCGTATGCATGATCCTGGCCTTGCACAGTCCCCTGTTGATCCTCTGAGAGCCAACAATGCTCTTGATCGGGCTATATTGGAACAACAGCTTCTCAATGAGCTGAAACAACGCTCTCATCATCCTGCCAGACATATTGATCCATCACTTGAGCAGAGAACCGAGGCAAAATTCGCTCGTATGCCACCAGAGCTTCAAGAGTTACTCATAGCTCGTGCTCAGCGTGGACAACTTCAGCCTTTGGACCATCATATACTGCAAGAGCAACTTCAAGCTAGGCAGTTCCCAATGGGAATGGGGCTACCTCCCAATTTGGAAGAAAGGCGCCTTGGTTCTGGCTGGCCAGTTGATGAAACTGATCAGTTCCTTAGGATGCACAGTAGTCATCGAGCTCACTCATCAGGGTTTAGCCCACTAGATTTTTATCAGCAACAACAGGGGCCATCCAATGAAGACCAGCTGAGCTTCTTTGACAGGAATCCTTCGCTACAGGAGCGTATGAGACAAGGTTCTTATGAACCTAGCGGGCCGCCTTTTGACCGTTCAATTTCTTTACCAACTGGAAATGCTGGAGTGAATCTGGATGTCCTAAATGCTATGACTCGTGTTCATGGTTTGGACATGCAAGAGTCTAGCACAAGAACAAAATCTGCTGCTCAAGCAAAGTTTGCTTCGGAATTGCACCCTCGAGGTGCCACCCGCTCTTTACTTCCTAACCAATTTCATACTTCTCAGCTGGATGCACTGGATGGTCACTGGTCTGAGAATAATGGGCAGCTCGCAAATGATTGGATGGAATCTCGAATTCAGCAATTGCATATTGGTGCTGAACGCCAAAAAAGGGAACAATTTGGTAAAATTACTTCTGAGGACCCGAGTTCGTGGATGTCAGATGGACAAGATGATGACAAGTCAAAGCAGCTTCTGATGGATTTGCTTCATCAGAATTCTGGTCATCAACCCGCCCAGTATGCAGATGTTAGCGAGGGAGTACCGGGGGAGAGAAGGCCTATATCTGGCTTTTACTCTAGTTCGAACACTCTGGATCGTCAATTTAATATGCTTCAGGACAGAGAAGCTGGTTTAAGCAACTCGTTTCCTGTTGGTTCCTATGGATCAAATTCCTCTGATCGTGCCAGCAGTTTTGAAAACAGAGATGAGTTGCCATTCAGAATGGATTCTGGGGCATTGGCTGCGGCAGATCCATTCTTGTCCGGTATTCACGGATCTGGGATGGGTTTTCACACTAATCCAAGCAGGAACGACAGTATTTCAGCTCATACAAAGGAGCTTGCGGAGGCAGAGGGGAGGAAGGGTATGTCAAAAAGTGAGAGCAAATTAAAGGGCTCGCTCTTTGAGATTCAAGAAGCCACGGCTGAACAAACATTATTGGCTGCTACAGATCATGGTGGAGTACCTATCAATTCCTTTAGCAGGCATGCTTCACTCGGTGCTGCTGCAG GTGAAAATACAGTCTTCTATGACGAAGGAATTGGAAACCAGTATCCTGAACAGATAAGCAAGGATCA TGTGCGAGTCATTTTGTCCAAAAGTCAAGACAATATGCTGCTCAGAGGCCCATCCCAGGAAGGACCGTCAGAGCTTGTGTCTGATCCTCTTGCGAGGCTCAAAAGTGCTGTTCCTAGTGTTCCTGATG GTTCGAGACAAGACCAAGGAGGTAATCCAACAAAGCAAGGTGTTGAGGACATTGCGGCTGCCAAGAAAGATATGCGGTTCAGGCGTACTTCATCTTGCAATGACGCAGATGTGTCGGAAGCGTCGTttattgacatgctaaaaagCACGAAGAAGACTGCACCACAAGAACCCCAATCGGCAGCAGGACTTTCAGAATCATTAGAAGGAATTCAAGCTGGACGAAGtggaaagaagaaagggaagaaagggAAGCAAATCGATCCCGCCCTTTTGGGTTTCAAAGTCACCAGCAATCGCATCATGATGGGCGAAATTCAACGTATAGATGATTAA
- the LOC115749428 gene encoding uncharacterized protein LOC115749428 isoform X3, with protein MHEKCMDEAGVDGALIVQPINHKFDHSLVTSILKKYPTKFAGCCLANAAEDGSGIEKLEQLVLKDGFRAVRFNPYLWPSGQKMTNEVGKALFSKAGELGVPVGFMCMKGLNLHISEIEELCKEFPSTVVLLDHLAFCKPPLNDEDSRTFSELLRLSRYPQVYVKLSALFRVSRMPFPYLDLSDLLSKLITHYGVNRIMWGSDFPFVVPECGYKGAKDALSLIAEQVPVASSELEWLMGRTVGKLFPNCWV; from the exons ATGCACGAAAAG TGTATGGATGAAGCAGGCGTAGATGGTGCTCTCATTGTGCAACCTATTAATCACAAGTTCGACCACTCTTTAGTGACGAG CATCTTAAAAAAGTATCCAACTAAATTTGCTGGTTGTTGCCTTGCCAATGCTGCAGAAGATGGAAGTGGGATTGAGAAGTTGGAGCAGCTTGTTTTGAAG GATGGTTTTAGAGCTGTTCGTTTCAACCCATATCTGTGGCCTTCCGGTCAAAAG ATGACCAATGAAGTTGGAAAGGCATTGTTCTCTAAAGCGGGAGAGCTTGGGGTACCTGTGGGCTTCATGTGCATGAAA GGCCTCAATCTCCATATTTCAGAAATCGAGGAGCTGTGCAAAGAATTTCCTTCGACAGTGGTTTTGCTTGATCATTTAGCTTTCTGCAAGCCACCACT AAACGATGAGGATAGTCGCACCTTCTCTGAGCTTCTAAGATTGTCCAGATACCCTCAG GTGTACGTAAAACTCAGTGCTCTTTTCAGAGTGTCGAGAATGCCATTTCCGTACCTCGATTTATCTGACCTTCTTTCAAAACTTATTACCCACTATGGTGTGAACCGAATAATGTGGGGCAG tGACTTCCCATTCGTAGTACCAGAGTGTGGTTATAAAGGTGCCAaagatgctctctctctcattgctgAACAAGTGCCTGTAGCATCTTCTGAGCTGGAATGGCTCATGGGCAGAACAGTCGGGAAGCTCTTCCCAAATTGCTGGGTCTAA